Part of the Kitasatospora sp. NBC_00374 genome is shown below.
GCCTCGGTGAGGACGACGTAGATGCCCCGCCGGTCGGCCTGGCACATCGCCCGCTCGACCAGCCCGGCCTTCTCCAGTCTGCCGATCAGGCGGGACAGCGCGCTCTGGCTGAGGTGCACCGTGCAGGCGAGGTCCTGCACCCGCAGCGCGGCCTCGCGGGGCCGGCGCTCGTCCTCCCAGAGGCGTTCCAGCACCTCGAACTCGCTCATGCCGAGGTCGTGCCGCTCCCCCAGCTCCCGGTCGAGCGCGCAGGAGGCGGCCGCGTGGCGCGCCAGCAGCGCTCGCCACTCGGCGACCAGGGCCGTGTCGGGGGCGGTGTCGAGTTCAGTCACCCGGCCAGACTAGCACATGCACAGGAACTTATTGCACCCACATTAAATGCACTTGCAGTCAATGCACATGCATGTAGTCTCCTGTCATGACCTCAGCCCATCCCGCCTCCGTCGGCGGCCAGTCGGACACCCGGTGGAGCCCGCGCCTCTGGGGCACCCTGGTCGTCCTGTGCGCCGCGATGTTCCTCGATGCCCTCGACGTCTCCATGGTCGGCGTCGCCCTGCCCTCCATCGGCGCGGACCTGCACCTCTCCACCTCCACCCTGCAGTGGGTGGTCAGCGGCTACGTGCTCGGCTACGGCGGCCTGTTGCTGCTCGGCGGACGCGCGGCCGACCTGCTCGGACGCCGGCGGGTCTTCCTGGTCGCACTCGCCGTGTTCGCCGGCGCCTCCCTGCTCGGCGGCCTGGTGGACGACGGCGGACTGCTGATCGGCGCCCGCTTCCTCAAGGGGGTCAGCGCCGCCTTCACCGCGCCGGCCGGCCTGTCCATCATCACCACCACCTTCGCCGAGGGCCCGGCCCGCAACCGCGCGCTCAGCATCTACACCACCTGCGGCGCCAGCGGCTTCTCGCTCGGCCTGGTGCTCAGCGGCCTGCTCACCTCGGCCGGCTGGCGCTGGACGTTCCTGATGCCCGTCCCGGTCGCCCTGCTGGCGCTGGTCTTCGCGATCCGCCTGCTCCCCCGTCAGGCCGCGCCCGAGCGTGGCAGGGCCGGGTACGACGTGGCCGGCGCGATCACCGGTACCGGCGCCCTGCTGCTGCTGGTCTTCACCCTGACCGAGGCCCAGAGCGCGGGCTGGGCGAGCCTGCGGACCCTCGGCTCGCTGGTCGTGGTGGCCGTCCTCGCCACCGCCTTCCTGCTGATCGAGTCGCGCACCGCCCACCCGCTGGTCCGGCTCGGCATCTTCCGCAACGGCGGGGTGGCCCGGGCCAACCTGACCGCCTTCACCATCTTCGGCTCGTACGCGGGCTTCCAGTTCATCACCACGCTCTACCTGCAGCGGCTGCTCGGCTGGTCCGCGCTGGAGATGGCCTTCGGCCTGCTCCCGGCCGGCGCGCTGGTGGCGCTGTCCGCGACCAGGATGGGCGCGATCATCGACCGCTTCGGCACCGGACGGCTGCTGCCCATCGGCGTCCTGGCGCTGACCGCCGGCTACGCGTACTTCCTGCAGCTGGGCGAGGACAGCAGCTTCGTCGCCCTGGTGCTGCCGAGCATGGTGCTGCTGGGCATCGGCTTCGCGCTCGCCTTCCCCTCCGTCAACATCAACGCCACCAGCGGGGTCGCGGACGAGGAGCAGGGCCTGGCCTCCGGTCTGGTGAACACGGCCTTCCAGGTCGGCAGCGCGATCGTGCTGGCCGTCACCACCGCCGTGATCACCGCGGGCAGCGGCGGCGGCGAGAGCCCGCAGGCCCAGCTGGACGGCTACCGGCCGGCGCTGCTGCTGGTCACCGGGATCGCGGCGCTCGGGCTGCTGGTCACCCTGGTCGGCGCGGCGCTGGAGCGGCGGGCCAAGGCGCCGGCCCCGGTACCCGACTACCGCTACGAGCCGCTCACCGACCACCGGGCCGGGGCCGGGCGCGAGCAGGCGGCCGAGGGGCAGGTGCTGTCCGAGCGCTGAGTCCGCGGGATCCGCTCATCCGGGTGCCGGCTCCACCAAACCCCCGTGTTGGTGGAGCCGGCACCTCGGCGTACCGCCGTGGGGCGATGTCCGGAAGTACCCGGATCCCACCTGTGGCGGGTGACCCGGCCAGTATATTGGCCGGGAGCCAATGAACGTACGGAGCAGACACGATGGCACCTCGCGGGGAATCGGTCAATGAGGAGATGCGCCGACGCTCCCGCCGCCGCATCCTCCGGGCCACGATCGAGCTGGTCGACCAGCGGGGATACGCCCGCACCACGCTGGGCGACATAGCGGAACGGGCCGGGCTGGCCCGCGGGCTGGTGTCCTACTACTTCGACGGCAAACGGCTGCTGATGCAGGCCGCCACCCACCGGCTGATGCACCTGGAGCTGGCCGCCGCCCTCGCCGAACTGCCGCCCGGGGCCTGCCCCGACGCCCGGCTGGCCCGGGCGATCGACGCGGTGGTCCAGGTGGCGATCGACCACCCGCTGGTGATGCGCTCCCACCTCGCACTGATCCTGGAGCCCGATGCCGGCTCCTTCGTGCAGGACCCGGAGCAGCAGCAACTCGGCGGGATCCTGCGCGAGTTGCTGAGCGACTGGGGAGCGGCCGATCCGGTGGCCGAGCACGCGGTGCTGCGCAGCGCGCTGATGGGCGCCTGCATCGGGGTGCTGCTGCCGGGGGCGTCGACGCCGCTGGCGCCGATCCGGGCCGACCTGTTCGCCCGCTACGGCCTGGCCTGGGAGCTGGGCGTGCCGCCGCAGCCCCTGGCGCCGGTCAGGCTGCAGCCGTCGGTGCGGGGCTGACCGGCCCCCGCACCGGCCCGGGAGGGCTGCCTAGCGGTCCTTGAGGATGGTGGCGAGCAGGTCGACGGTCTGGCCCGGGGTCAGGCTGTCCACGCAGAGCCGCTCCATGACCTGGATGTAGGCGTCGACGTCGTCCCGCTTGTCGAGGTAGAGCGCACTGGTGAGCTGCTCCAGGTACACCACGTCCGCCAGGTCCTGCTCGGGGAAGCGGAGGATGGAGAACGCGCCGCTCTCGCCGGCGTGCGCGCCGAACCGGAACGGCATCACCTGCACCACCACGTTGGCGTGCTCGGACATGTCGATCAGGTGCTGGACCTGGGCGCGCATGACCTTGGGCCCGCCGACCGGGCGGCGCAGCGCCGCCTCGTCGATGACGGCCCACAGCTTGGGGCCCTGCGGGTCCATCAGCAGGCTCTGGCGGCGCATCCGCAGGCTGACCCGGCGCTCGATCTCCTCCTCGGCGAGCGCGGGGCGGCTCTGGCCGAAGATCGCGCGGGCGTACTCCTCGCACTGGAGCAGGCCGGGGATGAACTGCACCTCGTAGGTGCGGATCAGGGCGGCCGCCTCCTCCAGACCGATGTAGGTCTGGAACCAGTTGGGCAGCACGTCGGTGAAACTGTGCCACCAGCCGGACTTGTTGGCCTCGCGGACCAGGCCGAGCAGGGCCTCGCGCTCGGTGCCGTCGTGCACGCCGTAGAGGCTGAGCAGGTCGGCGACGTCACGCTCCTTGAAGCTGACCCGGCCGAGCTCCATTCGGCTGATCTTGGACTCGGAGGCGCGGATGGCGTAGCCGGCGTCCTCGCGGGTGATGGCGCGTCCTTCGCGCAGGCGGCGTAGTTGGGAGCCGAGGAGGATTCGGCGCACCATCGAGCCACCACCGGGCTGAACTGTGGTCATGCGGTCGAAACCTCCACCTCGGGCAAACAGCGCACAGTCTGCCATCAGTTGAGCGCTCTCGGTGCCTGTACTGGTGCAACGATCTACCAGTTCTGCATCACATCCACCATCTTGCACGTGCATCCGGCGCTTGCATATGCCAATACCCCGACTGCACGTGAATCGACTCTTGCATCTGCAGTGAGCGCAGAGGACCATGGTGCACGTGCACCTGCACACCCCTGGCAATCCCGCGGGCTCCGCCTCGACCACATGCGCGATCCGCACGCCGGACCCGGCAGCGCCGTTCGCGCAGCCGGATTCGCGTGCGCGCGAGTGGTCGTCGGGCGCAGCGGCCGCGCGGCCGAGCGAGTCGGAGGTGACCGGCATGACCCCGGCGGGTCCAGCCGTGTCGGCCCCCTTATGGGAGGAGCTCTTCATGAGCACCGGAACGGCGCTGGCGACCGACCCCCACGTGGTCAGCTGTACCCTCGCTCCTCGCCTCGAAGCCGTGAGAACCGCACGCGAGTTCGCGAGATCGACGCTGCAGGGCTGGGGCCTCGGAGAGCTCTTCGACGACGTCTCCCTGGTCGCCTCCGAGCTGGTGACCAACGCGCTCCGGCACGCCCTGGGCGCGGCCGAGCCGGCGCGGCTGCCGATGCAGCCCGGGCCCAGGCAGGCCGCGGACGCGGCGCTGCCGATCCGAATAAGCCTGGTTCACCGCTCGCCGCAGGTGGTCTGCGCGGTGAGCGATCCGAGCAGCACCGGGCCGGTGGCCCGGGAGGCCGACTTCGTCGCGGAGTCCGGCCGCGGGCTGCACCTGGTGGACTCGTTCAGCCGCTCCTGGGGCTGGCACCCGCTGGCCGGCGCGGGGAAGGTGGTCTGGGCCCTGTTCGAGGCGGCGCCCGAGGGCCCCGCCGCCGGACGGCACCGCCGGTCGGCCTGACCCGCCCTCACCCGTCCCGGACCGCCCCTCCGTCCGGGACGCCCGGCCATGCCGCCGGGACCGCGCCGCCGAACGGCGCCACGACAGGCCGCGTCAAGGGCCGGTCAACACGCTCGGAACTCCCGAGAAAACACCAAGGCCGCCGTGGCGACTGCCCACGACGGCCCAGCCCGCCCCTGCTGCTCTGTGTGCTGCGCCCGTCGGCCGGGGCGTCAGTTCGCTCCCGCGCCGAGGTGGTCGAACTCCCCGTCCTTCACGCCGAGCAGCAGCGCCGCGATTTCGGCCCGGGTGTAGATCAGGGCCGGACCGTCCGGAAAACGCGAGTTCCGCATCGCGACGTCTCCGCCGGGCAGCGCCGCGAACTCCACACAGTTCCCCTGGGAGTTACTGTGCCGACTCTTCTGCCAGACCACCCCGTCGAGGTCCGCAGCAGCCATGCCGTTGAAAGCCTCACGCATTGAAATCTCCCCGATCGAGCGGCGATCTCCTCACCTGACGTGATGATAGCCCGGCTGCACGTGCATCAGCACGGGATGGCGCCCGTGCCGATGCACGCCATTACCGAAGTCGTGAATCCCTCACACCGCACCGGCCGACCGCACATTCAGGGGCATAGTGGAACGAAGCACAGCAGCCCCGATAACCGTCCGTACACCGCGAAAAGCGCGGCGTCGATCTTCGAGCCGGGTCGGCGCCCTCACGGGCAGTCACCTCGGGCCGCTGTGAGCCGCGTCACGGTGGAATCGCCGGAGCGTCAGGAGCCCGGCACGGGAAGGCGGATGATTTGACCGAAAATGCCCCGTTTGACCTGGGAGCTTTCACCCAGTCCTGGGATCCGACTGCAGCCAAGTCGGGCGAATGTCCTACGATCTCCGCCATGAGCACCGCAGCGATCCCGGGCGCGCCACTGCCCGTCCGTACGCCAGGCTCCCGTGCGCGGGGGCGCCACCGCCGTCCTGAGCGCCCCGAGGTCCCGGCCGGTTCGCCGGCCCTCGTGCTCGCGGTGCCCGCCGATGCCGGTCCGGAGTCCCGTCCCGTGGTGGACGAGCTGCTGTCGATCGTGCGCAGCGAGCAGCCCGGCATCGAGGCCGCAGCCGCCTATCTGACTGTCAGCGAGAGCGCCCAGGACGCCGTTACGGTCGCCGAGCTGCTCGCGCAGGCCACCAACGCCGGGTACCCGGCGCCGGTCGTCGTCCCGCTGCTGACCGGCCCGCACGGCCGGCTGGCCGAGCTGGCCGAGGTCGCCGCCGCCGCCGGCTCCCCGGTCACCGACGCGCTCGGCCCGCACCCGCTGCTGGCCGAGGCCGTCCACGTACGGCTCTCCGAGGCCGGTCTGGCCCGCGCCGACCGGGCCCGGCTGTTCGCGATCACCACCGCCGCGGACGGCATCGTGCTGACCGTCGTCGGCGGCGAGGAGGCCGCCACGGCCGCCGGGATCACCGGCGTGCTGCTGGCCGCCCGGCTCGCCGTGCCCGTGGTGGCCGCCGCGCTGGACGTCCCGGGTTCGGTGGTCGCGGCCGTCGAGCACCTGCGGGCCACCGGTTCGCAGCGTCCCGCCCTCGCGCCGCTGGTGATCGGCCCCGAGGCCGACCCGGAGCTGCTGGCCACGGCCGCCGAGGAGACCGGCTGCCCGAGCGCCGCGCCGCTGGGTGCCTACCCGACCGTCGGTCAGCTGATCGCCGGTATCTACATGGCGGAGCTGCCGCCGGCTGCGCCCGTCGAGGAGCCGGTCGAGGAGCAGCCGGCCGGCTGACCCCGACCGGACGCGTCCGCACACGACATCGGCCTCGGCCCCCATCGTCGGGGGCCGAGGCCGGTTCTCGTGGTGCGCCGGACGTACCGCGGTCAGGCCGTGAGGCGGGACGTCGTGGCCGCCGTGTCGCTCAGCCTGAGCGACGGGGTGACCGGCTGGCGCGGGCCGTCCGGCACGCTGACCGGCGCGACCGAGGCGTTCCACTCGGCCGGAGCGGCCTTGCCGCCCCCGGACTTGCTCACCTCGACGGCCTGGCCGTCCCCGGCCTTGCGCAGCACGATCCGCTTGGGGGCGGGTGACTCCGGGTCCAGCCAGACCTCGTTGCCGCTGAAGGAGCAGTCCAGCACCTGGATGTCGTCCGGCTCGCCGTCGGTGGTCGCCCGGAAGGCCACGCCGGCCTTCCGGTAGCCGGTCAGGCGGCAGCGGCTGACCGTCACCGGCTGCCCGGCCAGCTGGTGCTTGGCGGTGGAGACGGCGTAGTCGGACTGTCCGGCGGCGTCGATCAGCAGGCCGTCGAAGACGGTCCCCTTGTCCCGGCCGAGCGCGTGTACGGCCACGCCGCCTGCCGCGTTGCCGTACAGGACGCTCGCGGTGTAGTCGAAGTCGTTCAGGTACGCGCCGTGCTCGATGCCCCAGCCGCCGTTGTGGTAGGCGACGAACTGGCTCACGGTGTGGTGGTGCTGGGCGTTGAGCCAGACGAAGATGCCGTTCTCCAGGTTGTTGTGGGCCAGGCACCGTTCGAAGGTCCACACCCCCTCGCTGGTCTCCGGCCACTCGTACCCGGAGGCGCCGGTGGCCCCCTGGACGCCGACGGCCACGCAGTCCGTGGCCTTGCTCCCGGTGCCCGCACCGAGGCTGAAGCCGGTCAGCCGGTAGCCGCGCGGGTTGGGCTCGAAGACCGTCCGGGAGGCGACGCAGGACTCGTAGCCGATGTCGTCGGACGGGCCCTGCGGGGTCCGGGTGTCCTGCGGCCCGTCCCACCAGTAGGCGTCCTCCCAGGTGTTGTGGCTGATGCAGCTGCGGAAGGTGACGCCGTGGCTCATGTGCGGGACGAAGGCGTGGTTGCCCGCGTCCCGGACCACCACCCCTTCCACCACGGTGCCCCGGCTGGCGTCGGCCAGCATGTGGAAGTGCAGCCCGTACCGGCCCAGCACCGGCTCGGTGACGGGCTTTCCGTTCCACTTCTCCCTGCCCTCGGCGCGCGGGCCCAGCCAGCGCAGCGCGGCGTGCCGGACGTCCGCGCGGCGGGAGCTGGTGAGGTGGATGTGGGCCCGGCCCTGCTCGGTGCCCTCGATCCGGACGTTGCGGGTCAGGTTGAGCACCTCGGCGCCGACCGTGACGCCGCCGCCGACCGCGACCCGGGGGTGGGCGTGCTTCAACGGGCCGTCAAGGAGCACCGTGCTGCCGTTGACCTGACGGACCGTGCACAGGTCGTACTGGTTGGAGAAGTCCTCGCCGTCGGGGGCCGCGGTCGGGGTGACGGCCAGTTCGTCGCCGGCCTTCCAGCCGGTCGGGGCGGAGGCGAGGGTGATGCCGGTGTCGCCGGCCTTGAGCGCTCCGGCGGCCCGCACCCAGGCCGTCCGGGCGGCGCCGTCCAGGCGAAGGTACCCGGCGCCGCCGACCCAGAGCCCGGTGTCGGAGTCGACGACGGTCATGCCGCCGCCCTTGAACCTGCGCTCGTCCACGTTCGGGAACCTCACCGTGTGCACGGCGGTGTCGGCGGGGGCCAGGACCAGGCTGCCGCGGACCTCGATGTTGCCGGCCGAGTCGAGGGTGAGGCTGTGCTCCTTGGCGAAGACCAGCGAGCCGGTGGGCTCGATCAGCAGGGAGCCCACCGACGCGTCCGCGTCGAGCAGCACCTGATCGGTGATCCGCACCGCCGACTTCGGCCCGGGGACGGCACCGCCCCAGCCGGCCGGGTCGGACCAGCGGCGGCCGCCCTCCGCCACGGTCGGCGGCGGTGGGGCGGGCTGCGCGGGCGTGGCGCTCGGTGCGGGTGTGGCGTCGTGCTGGTGGCCGCTCGGGGAGGCGGCGGCCTCGGTACGGCCCGGGCGCGGCCGACGGAAGCCGACCGGTGTCTGACGGACCAGCTCCTCACCGGTGACGGCCGCGACGATTCCGACGGCCCCCCAGATCAGCAGCGCGCGCCGGGCGATACGCCCCTTATGGTCCGGTTCGGCCCGGTGTGACCTGGGTCGTCCCGGCCTGGGCGTCGCGCCGTCGGCGCCGTTCACAGGCTCCGGCGGTCTGTGCTCGAACTCCATGATCGCTCAGCCCTCATTCAGGCCTCGATTCCGACTCTCCGACTGAAGCATAGGCAAGTCCCAATCCGTTAAAGGCTTTTGCGCGAAAGCGAGCGATTATGAACGGTCCGATCGAGGTTTATCGATCATGAAGGGACGATGCGAACGATGTGACGACGCTCACACATATTTGCGGTTTCAACTTATGTCTGCCTAATGTCCTCCCACGTTCGTGGTCACACGGACCCAGCCACCCGGGACGCCGAGTCCTGCCGCCGGGTGCGCTGGCACTGCAGAAACGCACCACGGGCAGGAGCGGGGGAACCAGGTAAGTCGCCCGGGAGCGGTATTTCGGTACCGGTCCGGGGCTTGGGGTGAAGCCGTGCTCAGCGCGGCCGGGCAACTCCAGCCCGAATCCGACAGCTCACCTCGTAGGCGTGGGAGAGGAACGCACCTTCATGCTGCCCATCAGCGCCTCCAAGCGTGCCCGCCGCATCATCGCCACCACCGGTGTCGTCGGCATCGGTCTCACCATCCCGTGCCTGACCGCCGGATCCGCCTCCGCCGCCTCGGTGGCCACCTGGGACAAGGTCGCCCAGTGCGAGTCGTCCGGCAACTGGAGCATCAACACCGGCAACGGGTTCTACGGTGGCCTCCAGTTCACCTCCAGCACCTGGGCCGCCTTCGGTGGCACCGCGTACGCCCCGCAGGCCAACCAGGCCACCAAGGACCAGCAGATCGCCGTCGCCGAGAAGGTGCTGGCCTCCCAGGGCCCCGGCGCCTGGCCGGTCTGCTCCGTCCAGGCCGGCCTGACCAAGGGTGGCGAGGCCCCGCAGATCGACACCGGCGCCGCGGCCACCACCACCCAGGCCGCCCCGAAGCCGGCTGCCGCGAAGCCGGCCGCGCCCCAGGCCGCCGCGCCGAAGGCCGGGAGCACCACGCCCGCCGAGGGCACCCACCAGTGGTCCGGCAAGAAGTGGAACGGCTCCAAGGAGCACGGCAGCCACGACTACACCGTGGTGGCCGGCGACTGGCTGTCCCACATCGCCGAGAAGAACCACGTCCAGGGCGGCTGGGAGAAGCTCTACGAGCTGAACAAGGCCACCCTGACGGCCGGCCCGCACGTCATCTACCCGGGTCAGCACCTCGACCTCGGTGACGGCGTCCAGACCGCCGCCCCGGCCGCCGCCGAGGCGCCCGCCGCTCCGGCCGCACCGGCCGCGAGCACCGCCGCCAAGCCCGCCGCCGCCACCCAGGCGACCGGCTCCAAGGCCGCGGCGATCAACTTCGCGCTGTCCAAGGTCGGCCAGGCCTACGTCTACGGCGGCAGCAGCGACGGTGGCTGGGACTGCTCCGGCCTCACCCAGGCGGCCTACCGCCAGGCCGGCGTCTCGCTGCCCCGCGTCGCCGCGGACCAGGCGGACACCTCCACCCGCGTCTCGCTGGACAGCCTCCAGCCCGGCGACCTGCTGTTCTGGTCCAACAACGGCAGCAACTCGGGCGTCTACCACGTCGCGCTGTACGTCGGCAACGGCACCTACGTCGAGGCCGCCAACCCGAGCGCCGGTGTGCGGACCGAGACCATCGCCAACTGGGCCCCGGACTTCGCCGGCCGGATCTGACACCTGATCGGCGGCCCCGTCCCCCGGAGACCCTGGTCGGCTCCGGGGGTCCGGGCCTATGCTGCGGCGAGCCCACCGACCCGGGAGAGCACGCCATGGCGAAGGTCACCATCACCCTCGACGCCGATCTGGCCATCGAGGTGATGCTGCAGTCCGGTACCAGGAGCCCGCAGGACGCGGTCGAGTTGGTCGTTCGGGACTACCTCGACCGCACCCGGCGCACCGAGGCGCGGACCGGCGACGCGGCCGACGGGCAGCGACTGAACCAGCCACGGCCGGTCGTCGAGGAGGGCTGAGCTCCCTCCACCCCCGAGAACGTGCGCAACAGCCCCGGAGAGACTCTCTCCGGGGCTGTTCGCACGGGCAGGGGGGCACAAGGGGCCGGGCTACCGCCCGTTGGCCACCGCTCCGGTGGAGCCGCGCATCACCAGCTCGGGCTGGAACATGTACTCGGCGCGCTGTCCGAGGTTCCCCCCGACCTCCTCCAGCAGGGCGTCCACGGCGGCCGTGGCCATCGCCTCGACCGGCTGGCGGATGGTGGTCAGCGGGGGCTCGGTGAAGGCGATCAGCGGCGAGTCGTCGAAGCCGACCACCGAGACGTCGTGCGGCACCGACAGGCCGCGCCGGCGCACCGCCCGGATCGCGCCCAGGGCCATCATGTCGCTGCCGCAGACGATCGCGGTGCAGCCCTTGTCCAGCAGGGCGCCCGCGGCCGCGTCACCGCCTTCCACGCTGAACAGGGTGGGCTGGATCAGCTCCTGGACCTGCTCGGCGGTGCGTCCCAGCAGTTCCTGGACGGCCGCGGTGAAGCCCTCGATCTTGCGCAGCACCGGGACGTACCGGCGCTGGCCGACCGCCAGGCCGATCCGCTCGTGGCCGAGCTCGACCAGGTGCTGGACGGCCATCCACATCGCGGTGCGGTCGTCCGGCGAGATGAACGGCGCGGAGATCTTCTCGCTGTAGCCGTTGATCAGCACGAACGGGACCTGGCGCCCGGTCAGCCTGGCGTACCGGTCGTGGTCGGCCGTGGTGTCGGCGTGCAGGCCGGAGACGAACACGATGCCCGCCACCCCCCGCTCGACCAGCATCTCGACCAGTTCGTCCTCGGTGGACCCGCCCGGCAACTGGGTGCAGAGCACCGGCGTGAAGCCGTGCCGGCTCAGCACCTGCTCGATCACCTGGGCCAGCGCGGGGAAGATCGGGTTGCTGAGCTCCGGGGTGATCAGTCCGATCAGGCCGGCGCTGCGGGTGCGCAGGCGGGTCGGCCGTTCGTAGCCGAGCACGTCGAGCGCGGCCAGCACGGTCTGTCGAGTGGCCGCCGAGACGCCCGGCTTGCCGTTGAGCACCCGGCTGACGGTCGCCTCGCTGACCCCTGCCTGTGCCGCAATGTCTGAGAGTCGCGCCGTAGTCACGATCCCAGAGCCTATTGCAACCACGTCAGACCGCCCACCAAATGGCGCAGTCCGTCGGCAGGACGCTCTCCCCGTCCACCACGGTCACCTCGGCCGAAGCCAGCAGGAGCCGGCCGGGCGCGGGCAGCCGGACCGGCTCGGCGGTGGCGTTGACGGTGCAGACGAAGGAGCCCTCGGCGCTGTCCCGGCGGAAGGCCAGCACGCCCTCGGGGGCGTCCAGCCAGGTGACCTCGGTGCCGGCGCCGAGCGCGGGGTGCTCCCGGCGGACGGCCAGCGCCGAGCGGTACAGCTCCAGGGTGGAGGTCGGGTCGCCGGTCTGGACCTCGACGCTCAGCTCGGCCCAGGACGCCGGCTGCGGCAGCCAGCTCGGGCCGCCGGCGGTCGGGCCGAAGCCGTACGGCGCCTCGGTCCCGGACCACGGGATCGGGACGCGGCAGCCGTCGCGGAAGCCGTCCTGGCCGGCCTGGCGGAAGAACGACGGGTCCTGGCGGACCTCGTCGGGCAGGTCGGTGACGTCGGGCAGGCCCAGCTCCTCACCCTGGTAGACGTAGGCCGAACCGGGCAGGGCGAGCATCAGCAGGGTGGCGGCGCGGGCGCGGCGCAGGCCGAGCTCACGGTCGCCGGCGGTACGGATCTGGGTGCCGCCGGGCGGGTTGGCGAAGCGGGTGGCGTGCCGGGTGACGTCGTGGTTGGAGAGCACCCAGGTCGCGGGCGCGTCCACCGGGCGCATCGCGTCCAACGACACGTCGATCACCTCGCGCAGCGCGGCGGCGTCCCAGTGGGTGCCCAGGTACTGGAAGTTGAAGGCCTGGTGCAGCTCGTCCGGGCGGACGTAGTTGGCGGTGCGCTGGACGGTCGGGGTCCAGGCCTCGGCGACGCCGATCCGCTGGCCGGGGTACTCGTCGAGGATCTTGCGCCAGCTGCGGTAGATCTCGTGCACGCCGTCCTGGTCGAAGAACGGCATCACGTCGCTGCCGAGCAGCTTGAGCTGGTCGTGCGAGCCGAGGTCGGGCAGGCCGGGGGCCTTGACCATGCCGTGCGCGACGTCGATCCGGAAGCCGTCCACGCCCATGTCCAGCCAGAACCGCAGGATCGAGCGGAACTCGTCGGCGACGGCCGGGCTGTCCCAGTTGAAGTC
Proteins encoded:
- a CDS encoding MFS transporter is translated as MTSAHPASVGGQSDTRWSPRLWGTLVVLCAAMFLDALDVSMVGVALPSIGADLHLSTSTLQWVVSGYVLGYGGLLLLGGRAADLLGRRRVFLVALAVFAGASLLGGLVDDGGLLIGARFLKGVSAAFTAPAGLSIITTTFAEGPARNRALSIYTTCGASGFSLGLVLSGLLTSAGWRWTFLMPVPVALLALVFAIRLLPRQAAPERGRAGYDVAGAITGTGALLLLVFTLTEAQSAGWASLRTLGSLVVVAVLATAFLLIESRTAHPLVRLGIFRNGGVARANLTAFTIFGSYAGFQFITTLYLQRLLGWSALEMAFGLLPAGALVALSATRMGAIIDRFGTGRLLPIGVLALTAGYAYFLQLGEDSSFVALVLPSMVLLGIGFALAFPSVNINATSGVADEEQGLASGLVNTAFQVGSAIVLAVTTAVITAGSGGGESPQAQLDGYRPALLLVTGIAALGLLVTLVGAALERRAKAPAPVPDYRYEPLTDHRAGAGREQAAEGQVLSER
- a CDS encoding ATP-binding protein gives rise to the protein MSTGTALATDPHVVSCTLAPRLEAVRTAREFARSTLQGWGLGELFDDVSLVASELVTNALRHALGAAEPARLPMQPGPRQAADAALPIRISLVHRSPQVVCAVSDPSSTGPVAREADFVAESGRGLHLVDSFSRSWGWHPLAGAGKVVWALFEAAPEGPAAGRHRRSA
- a CDS encoding LacI family DNA-binding transcriptional regulator, producing the protein MTTARLSDIAAQAGVSEATVSRVLNGKPGVSAATRQTVLAALDVLGYERPTRLRTRSAGLIGLITPELSNPIFPALAQVIEQVLSRHGFTPVLCTQLPGGSTEDELVEMLVERGVAGIVFVSGLHADTTADHDRYARLTGRQVPFVLINGYSEKISAPFISPDDRTAMWMAVQHLVELGHERIGLAVGQRRYVPVLRKIEGFTAAVQELLGRTAEQVQELIQPTLFSVEGGDAAAGALLDKGCTAIVCGSDMMALGAIRAVRRRGLSVPHDVSVVGFDDSPLIAFTEPPLTTIRQPVEAMATAAVDALLEEVGGNLGQRAEYMFQPELVMRGSTGAVANGR
- a CDS encoding glycoside hydrolase family 13 protein; its protein translation is MTQNLADTSRPAAAPIAANAGASRGWWRDAVIYQVYPRSFADGNGDGMGDLPGIRSRLPYLRDLGVDAVWLSPFYASPQADAGYDVADYRAVDPMFGTLLDADGLIRDAHRLGLRIIVDLVPNHSSDQHEWFQRALREGPSSPLRERYHFRPGKGAEGELPPNDWESIFGGPAWTRTVDPDGTPGDWYLHLFAPEQPDFNWDSPAVADEFRSILRFWLDMGVDGFRIDVAHGMVKAPGLPDLGSHDQLKLLGSDVMPFFDQDGVHEIYRSWRKILDEYPGQRIGVAEAWTPTVQRTANYVRPDELHQAFNFQYLGTHWDAAALREVIDVSLDAMRPVDAPATWVLSNHDVTRHATRFANPPGGTQIRTAGDRELGLRRARAATLLMLALPGSAYVYQGEELGLPDVTDLPDEVRQDPSFFRQAGQDGFRDGCRVPIPWSGTEAPYGFGPTAGGPSWLPQPASWAELSVEVQTGDPTSTLELYRSALAVRREHPALGAGTEVTWLDAPEGVLAFRRDSAEGSFVCTVNATAEPVRLPAPGRLLLASAEVTVVDGESVLPTDCAIWWAV
- a CDS encoding transglycosylase family protein, which encodes MLPISASKRARRIIATTGVVGIGLTIPCLTAGSASAASVATWDKVAQCESSGNWSINTGNGFYGGLQFTSSTWAAFGGTAYAPQANQATKDQQIAVAEKVLASQGPGAWPVCSVQAGLTKGGEAPQIDTGAAATTTQAAPKPAAAKPAAPQAAAPKAGSTTPAEGTHQWSGKKWNGSKEHGSHDYTVVAGDWLSHIAEKNHVQGGWEKLYELNKATLTAGPHVIYPGQHLDLGDGVQTAAPAAAEAPAAPAAPAASTAAKPAAATQATGSKAAAINFALSKVGQAYVYGGSSDGGWDCSGLTQAAYRQAGVSLPRVAADQADTSTRVSLDSLQPGDLLFWSNNGSNSGVYHVALYVGNGTYVEAANPSAGVRTETIANWAPDFAGRI
- a CDS encoding DUF397 domain-containing protein, translated to MREAFNGMAAADLDGVVWQKSRHSNSQGNCVEFAALPGGDVAMRNSRFPDGPALIYTRAEIAALLLGVKDGEFDHLGAGAN
- a CDS encoding TetR/AcrR family transcriptional regulator, with the translated sequence MRRRSRRRILRATIELVDQRGYARTTLGDIAERAGLARGLVSYYFDGKRLLMQAATHRLMHLELAAALAELPPGACPDARLARAIDAVVQVAIDHPLVMRSHLALILEPDAGSFVQDPEQQQLGGILRELLSDWGAADPVAEHAVLRSALMGACIGVLLPGASTPLAPIRADLFARYGLAWELGVPPQPLAPVRLQPSVRG
- a CDS encoding MarR family transcriptional regulator, with translation MTELDTAPDTALVAEWRALLARHAAASCALDRELGERHDLGMSEFEVLERLWEDERRPREAALRVQDLACTVHLSQSALSRLIGRLEKAGLVERAMCQADRRGIYVVLTEAGRDRYQQARPLHREILARTLTDEDARGC
- a CDS encoding helix-turn-helix domain-containing protein translates to MTTVQPGGGSMVRRILLGSQLRRLREGRAITREDAGYAIRASESKISRMELGRVSFKERDVADLLSLYGVHDGTEREALLGLVREANKSGWWHSFTDVLPNWFQTYIGLEEAAALIRTYEVQFIPGLLQCEEYARAIFGQSRPALAEEEIERRVSLRMRRQSLLMDPQGPKLWAVIDEAALRRPVGGPKVMRAQVQHLIDMSEHANVVVQVMPFRFGAHAGESGAFSILRFPEQDLADVVYLEQLTSALYLDKRDDVDAYIQVMERLCVDSLTPGQTVDLLATILKDR